The Kordia sp. SMS9 genome window below encodes:
- a CDS encoding superoxide dismutase family protein, translating into MTVSCSSGDKEIKFDLEAKSGSKVTGNVTFTENEEGKVKMLAVMNGLTPGVHAIHIHEKADCSSADGKSAGGHWNPTAQPHGKWGSPKGYHKGDIGNFEADDDGYAEMEFSTDEWCIGCDDKTKNIVGKAIIVHAGADDYTSQPSGAAGARVSCGGIIQ; encoded by the coding sequence ATGACTGTAAGTTGTTCTTCTGGCGACAAAGAAATTAAGTTTGATTTGGAAGCAAAAAGCGGAAGTAAAGTTACAGGAAATGTCACTTTTACAGAAAATGAAGAAGGTAAAGTAAAAATGTTAGCAGTGATGAATGGTTTAACACCTGGTGTGCATGCAATTCACATTCATGAAAAAGCTGATTGTTCTTCTGCGGATGGAAAATCTGCTGGTGGACACTGGAATCCAACGGCACAACCACATGGAAAATGGGGTTCTCCAAAAGGATATCACAAAGGCGATATTGGAAACTTTGAAGCTGATGATGATGGATACGCAGAAATGGAGTTTTCAACGGATGAATGGTGTATTGGCTGTGACGATAAAACTAAAAACATTGTTGGAAAAGCAATCATTGTACACGCAGGTGCGGATGATTATACATCGCAACCTTCGGGAGCTGCTGGCGCACGTGTAAGTTGTGGTGGAATTATTCAATAA
- a CDS encoding S9 family peptidase, producing MKKLSIFCVLCIFFISCKDDTKPTKKDTAQSIQQYTIEQMMDNESVSGGSFSPDKSKLLIRSNRSGIFNMYTIPVKGGEYTPITASDSVSVYSISFFPEDERILYRMDNNGDEIFHLFVKNTDGTAQELTTTAGARASFAGWSKDKKSFFYQSNERDKRFMDLYEMDIATFTPKLMFKNEDGYSIESISDDKSYLALGKSINTNDSNLFVYDMASKKFTNVNEKLSANDAEEFSSDNASLYYTTDADGEFSYLMKFNIAAGTHEKVLEKSWDIMGSYITDKGTYRVTYINEDAKNAIEITKVATGKPLELPDFGSKSITNVGFSRDESMMRMYVGGSNTPSNLYVYDLATKKLTQLTNTLNKAVNIDDLVTAKVIRYKSFDDTEIPAIYYLPKQASANKKVPALVWVHGGPGGQSRQSFSALVQYLTNHGYAILAVNNRGSSGYGKTFYKMDDLNHGEGDLQDCVEGKNWLAQQAEIDSDKIGIIGGSYGGYMTMAALTYTPEAFQVGVNIFGVTNWIRTLKSIPPWWESYKESLYKELGNPNTKDSVRLKRISPLFHTNKVTKPLMVLQGAKDPRVLQVESDEIVAGVKKNGVPVEYVLFEDEGHGFVKKENQIEAYSRILSFLDKYLKKKEEFKD from the coding sequence ATGAAAAAGCTAAGTATATTTTGTGTACTGTGTATTTTCTTTATTTCTTGTAAAGACGATACAAAACCAACAAAAAAAGACACTGCGCAATCGATTCAACAATACACGATTGAGCAGATGATGGACAACGAAAGTGTATCTGGCGGAAGTTTTTCTCCAGATAAATCGAAACTATTGATTAGAAGTAACCGTTCTGGAATTTTTAACATGTATACAATTCCTGTGAAAGGTGGCGAATACACACCGATTACAGCATCCGACAGTGTTTCAGTATACTCTATTTCCTTCTTCCCAGAAGACGAACGTATTTTATACCGAATGGACAATAATGGAGACGAAATTTTTCATTTGTTCGTAAAAAACACAGATGGAACTGCTCAAGAATTGACCACGACAGCAGGTGCCAGAGCTTCCTTTGCAGGTTGGTCAAAAGACAAGAAAAGTTTCTTCTATCAATCGAATGAACGTGACAAACGTTTTATGGATTTGTATGAAATGGACATTGCTACTTTTACGCCAAAACTCATGTTTAAAAATGAAGACGGCTATAGTATTGAAAGTATTTCGGATGATAAATCGTATTTGGCACTTGGCAAGAGTATCAACACAAATGATAGCAATTTATTTGTGTATGACATGGCTTCAAAAAAGTTTACCAATGTTAATGAGAAACTAAGTGCGAACGATGCAGAAGAATTTTCAAGCGACAATGCTTCTCTGTATTATACCACAGATGCTGATGGCGAATTTTCATATTTGATGAAATTTAATATCGCAGCTGGAACACATGAAAAAGTGCTAGAAAAATCGTGGGACATCATGGGAAGTTACATCACGGATAAAGGAACGTATCGCGTCACCTACATCAATGAAGATGCTAAAAACGCCATTGAAATCACGAAAGTTGCCACAGGAAAACCCTTGGAATTGCCCGATTTTGGCAGTAAAAGTATTACCAATGTTGGTTTTTCGCGAGATGAAAGCATGATGCGCATGTATGTGGGCGGATCAAACACGCCGTCAAATTTATATGTGTACGATTTGGCAACAAAAAAGTTAACACAATTGACCAATACACTGAACAAAGCTGTTAATATTGATGATCTAGTGACGGCAAAAGTCATTCGTTACAAATCGTTTGATGATACTGAAATTCCTGCGATTTATTACTTGCCAAAACAAGCGTCTGCAAACAAGAAAGTTCCTGCATTGGTTTGGGTGCATGGTGGTCCAGGCGGACAATCGCGTCAGTCGTTTAGTGCATTAGTTCAATACTTGACAAATCACGGATATGCAATTTTAGCCGTGAACAATCGTGGAAGTAGTGGCTATGGGAAAACATTCTACAAAATGGACGATTTAAATCATGGTGAAGGCGATTTGCAAGATTGTGTAGAAGGAAAAAATTGGCTTGCCCAACAAGCAGAAATTGACAGCGATAAAATTGGAATCATTGGCGGTTCGTATGGCGGTTATATGACCATGGCAGCGTTGACGTACACACCAGAAGCGTTTCAAGTTGGTGTCAATATTTTTGGAGTCACCAATTGGATTCGTACTTTGAAAAGCATTCCGCCATGGTGGGAATCGTATAAAGAATCATTGTACAAGGAATTAGGCAATCCAAACACCAAAGATTCTGTTCGCTTGAAACGAATTTCTCCACTATTCCACACGAATAAAGTTACCAAACCCTTAATGGTGTTGCAAGGCGCCAAAGATCCAAGAGTGTTACAGGTAGAATCTGATGAAATTGTAGCTGGCGTGAAGAAAAATGGTGTTCCTGTAGAATATGTGTTGTTTGAAGATGAAGGTCACGGATTTGTAAAAAAAGAAAATCAAATAGAAGCGTACAGTCGAATCCTCTCATTTTTAGACAAATATCTAAAGAAGAAAGAAGAATTTAAAGATTAG